From Thalassococcus sp. S3, one genomic window encodes:
- a CDS encoding glutathione S-transferase family protein: MLTVYGLRYSVYTRIVRLLLEIRQAHYSLVEANPFSDPPDPDLDAISPFRRIPVLDHDGFRLYETAAITRYLATVLPGDALVPAEARLSARMDQVIHVIDSYGYWPLVRQVFSHSVFRPHMGLASDPDEVRAGLSAAAPVLAELEAFSTSGAVLSENNVTLADLHLAPMLGYFTMAPEGAAMVERHPALSRWWSIWSAHPAYLATDPGLETLAAER; this comes from the coding sequence ATGCTGACGGTGTATGGCCTTCGCTACAGTGTCTACACGCGCATCGTAAGGCTGCTGCTTGAGATCCGGCAGGCGCACTATTCCCTTGTCGAGGCCAATCCGTTCTCCGATCCGCCTGATCCTGATCTCGACGCTATAAGTCCCTTTCGCCGGATCCCTGTGCTCGATCATGACGGCTTTCGCCTCTACGAGACGGCAGCCATAACCCGCTATCTTGCGACCGTTTTGCCCGGTGACGCCCTGGTCCCGGCCGAGGCGAGGCTGTCTGCCCGCATGGATCAGGTCATTCATGTGATCGATAGCTATGGGTATTGGCCACTGGTCCGCCAGGTCTTTTCCCACAGCGTCTTTCGGCCTCACATGGGGTTGGCCTCCGACCCGGATGAGGTGCGTGCGGGACTGTCTGCGGCTGCTCCCGTTCTTGCCGAACTTGAGGCATTCAGCACAAGCGGCGCGGTGCTGAGCGAAAACAATGTCACGCTGGCCGATCTCCATCTGGCCCCGATGCTGGGATATTTCACCATGGCGCCGGAGGGTGCGGCCATGGTTGAACGCCATCCCGCCCTGTCACGATGGTGGTCGATCTGGTCGGCACATCCCGCCTATCTTGCGACAGACCCCGGGCTTGAAACGCTTGCAGCGGAACGGTAG
- the smpB gene encoding SsrA-binding protein SmpB: MAKQKTDPNYKVVAENRRARFDYAIETDLECGLLLEGSEVKSLRQGGANIAESYAGVEEGELWLINSYIAPYDQAKTFRHEERRRRKLLVSRKELADLWNATQRKGMTLVPLVLYFNHRGIAKLKIGVAKGKKNVDKRETQAKRDWSRQKQRLLKENR; the protein is encoded by the coding sequence ATGGCCAAGCAGAAGACTGATCCCAACTACAAAGTCGTCGCCGAGAACAGGCGCGCGCGTTTCGATTATGCCATCGAGACGGATCTCGAATGCGGGCTGCTGCTCGAAGGATCCGAGGTGAAGTCCCTGCGCCAGGGGGGGGCCAACATCGCCGAAAGCTATGCCGGCGTCGAAGAGGGCGAGCTGTGGTTGATCAACTCTTACATCGCGCCTTACGATCAGGCAAAGACCTTCCGCCACGAAGAACGGCGCCGGCGAAAGCTGCTTGTCAGTCGCAAGGAGCTTGCGGATCTCTGGAACGCGACCCAGCGCAAGGGCATGACCCTAGTTCCGCTGGTCCTGTACTTCAACCATCGCGGCATTGCGAAACTGAAGATCGGCGTCGCCAAGGGCAAGAAGAACGTGGACAAGCGTGAAACCCAGGCCAAGCGCGACTGGTCACGACAGAAGCAACGCCTTTTAAAGGAAAACCGATAG
- a CDS encoding sulfotransferase family protein: MGFPGTWMTESESVVYRVVPKCACSTIGQIMYFSDHGEFFDGDIHDAQSGMHKWAIEASQEPITKNVRSHTSYAFTCVRNPYTRILSSFFDKICGIQRNGKRYRGNLVPLLVQKYGIDVGGEEGKDDFDQIKSFRRFLLFARDTIRWRRPMDPDIHWSAMSGHVSTFIVNGGMYDRIFWTETFNQGMKDVLNAVETRHTVDVTKIPRFNESEGHGPKRLHPVEDYFDDLSMHLVYEMYHRDFDLFKYDFDDPSNKMPIGEIDLDEVHAKLGD, from the coding sequence ATGGGGTTTCCCGGCACCTGGATGACGGAAAGCGAGAGCGTCGTTTATCGCGTCGTGCCGAAATGCGCATGCTCGACGATCGGCCAGATCATGTATTTCTCCGATCACGGAGAGTTCTTTGACGGCGACATCCACGACGCTCAAAGCGGGATGCACAAATGGGCGATCGAAGCGAGCCAGGAGCCGATCACCAAGAACGTGCGATCACACACCTCTTACGCGTTCACCTGCGTCAGGAACCCTTATACGCGGATCCTCAGTTCGTTCTTTGACAAGATTTGCGGCATCCAGCGGAACGGCAAGCGCTATCGCGGCAATCTGGTCCCGCTGCTGGTTCAGAAATACGGCATCGATGTCGGGGGCGAGGAGGGGAAGGACGACTTTGACCAGATCAAGAGCTTCCGCCGCTTTCTGCTGTTCGCACGTGATACCATCCGCTGGCGCAGGCCGATGGACCCGGACATTCACTGGTCGGCCATGTCAGGTCATGTCTCGACCTTCATCGTGAACGGCGGGATGTATGATCGCATCTTCTGGACGGAGACGTTCAACCAGGGCATGAAGGACGTTCTGAACGCGGTCGAGACACGTCACACTGTGGATGTGACCAAGATACCGAGGTTCAATGAGAGCGAAGGACATGGTCCGAAAAGGCTGCATCCTGTCGAGGACTACTTCGACGATCTGTCGATGCACCTCGTCTATGAAATGTATCATCGCGATTTCGATCTGTTCAAATACGACTTCGACGATCCATCGAACAAAATGCCCATCGGTGAAATCGACCTTGACGAGGTTCATGCCAAGCTGGGAGACTAA
- a CDS encoding DUF5928 domain-containing protein yields the protein MARIAYILLCHKDPDAVILQAQRLTAAGDYMSIHFDARAPADAFQRIKSALDDNPRVAFAHTRIKCGWGAWSLVQASLYAIESAVDAFPRATHFYMLSGDCMAIKTAEYAHRFLDENDADFIESFDYFDSDWIKTGWKEERLIYRHFFNERTQPKLFYAAFNLQEKLGLTRNIPADIQVQIGSQWWCLRRRTIEWILDFTRRRRDVMRFFRTTWIPDETFFQTLVRHVVPGHEIRNRTLTFLMFSDYGMPVAFYNDHYDMLLTQDFLFARKISPEAEELKSRLGDLYSDTGVEFRISNEGQSLYTFLTGRGRIGRRFSMRFWETESSLGRQRELMIVTCKKWHVAKRLLHQIRQITNVPTIEYLFNEEETTLPDLGGIQSTLWKRTRHRRALMRMLFDYYETDRLIVCMDPGNLDLMQDFFTDRSKTRLLEIQCKFTEEYLIGHAMRVGLAGEQTSQATLDGLIPTIRNDIVYESDLIRDANFEHHYRMRETADLDENMHALTQFLTIDTDKARALAETEYLFAD from the coding sequence ATGGCAAGAATTGCATATATATTGCTGTGCCACAAAGACCCGGATGCTGTTATCCTGCAGGCGCAACGTCTGACGGCGGCGGGCGACTATATGTCGATCCATTTCGATGCGCGGGCTCCCGCCGACGCGTTTCAACGGATCAAGTCAGCACTGGACGACAACCCGCGCGTGGCCTTCGCCCATACGCGTATCAAATGCGGCTGGGGCGCGTGGTCTCTCGTCCAAGCGTCCCTTTACGCCATTGAATCGGCCGTTGATGCGTTCCCGCGCGCGACCCATTTCTACATGCTCTCCGGCGATTGCATGGCGATCAAAACGGCTGAATACGCCCATCGGTTCCTCGACGAAAACGATGCCGACTTCATCGAAAGCTTCGACTATTTCGACAGCGACTGGATCAAGACCGGCTGGAAGGAAGAGCGGCTGATCTACCGCCACTTCTTTAACGAACGCACCCAGCCCAAGCTGTTCTATGCGGCATTCAACCTTCAAGAAAAGCTTGGACTGACGCGCAACATCCCCGCCGACATCCAGGTGCAGATCGGCAGCCAATGGTGGTGCCTGCGCCGCCGCACGATCGAGTGGATCCTGGACTTCACACGCCGCCGCCGCGACGTCATGCGCTTTTTCCGCACCACCTGGATCCCGGACGAGACGTTCTTTCAGACCCTCGTGCGCCATGTCGTGCCCGGGCACGAGATCCGCAACCGGACCCTGACCTTCCTGATGTTTTCCGACTACGGCATGCCCGTGGCGTTCTACAACGATCACTACGACATGCTGCTGACACAGGATTTCCTCTTTGCGCGCAAAATCAGCCCCGAGGCGGAAGAACTCAAGAGCAGGCTGGGTGATCTATACTCCGACACCGGTGTCGAATTTCGCATCTCCAACGAGGGGCAAAGCCTTTACACCTTCCTGACCGGTCGGGGGCGCATCGGGCGGCGCTTTTCCATGCGGTTTTGGGAAACCGAAAGCTCCCTGGGCCGCCAGCGTGAGCTGATGATTGTGACCTGCAAGAAATGGCATGTCGCAAAACGCCTGCTGCATCAAATTCGGCAGATCACCAACGTCCCCACGATCGAATACCTCTTTAACGAGGAGGAAACGACTTTGCCGGATCTAGGCGGGATCCAGTCTACTTTGTGGAAACGCACCCGTCACCGGCGCGCGCTGATGCGCATGCTCTTTGACTACTACGAGACCGACCGCCTGATCGTCTGCATGGATCCCGGAAATCTCGACCTGATGCAGGATTTCTTCACCGACCGTTCAAAAACGCGTCTGCTGGAAATCCAGTGCAAATTCACCGAGGAGTACCTGATCGGACACGCCATGCGCGTGGGCCTTGCGGGCGAACAAACAAGTCAAGCCACCCTCGACGGCCTGATCCCGACGATCCGCAACGACATCGTATATGAAAGCGATCTCATCAGAGACGCGAATTTCGAACATCACTACCGCATGCGCGAAACCGCCGATCTGGACGAGAATATGCACGCGCTGACGCAGTTCCTGACCATCGACACCGACAAAGCGCGTGCCCTGGCCGAGACCGAGTACCTTTTTGCCGACTGA
- a CDS encoding DUF4198 domain-containing protein gives MTVRRILAALTLALGAPANGAVAHEFWIEPQQYQVESGAPVVADFKNGENFGGITLAYFERRTARYDIVQNGDTTAVEARMGDIPALETQPLGDGLLVAVHQTAHSTIAYTTWSKFQRFADHKDFPDIRARHQARGLPEMGFEELYVRFAKALVGVGHAQGADAETGMETEFVAEANPYTDDLNGTFPVRLLYRGVPRRDAQVEVFDRGPDDFVIVSTQRTDAEGRVWIPVTPGHRYLLDAVILRPAAETETAVWETLWAALTFQVPAER, from the coding sequence ATGACTGTTCGCCGCATCCTAGCTGCCCTTACTCTTGCGCTGGGGGCACCCGCCAACGGCGCCGTCGCGCACGAGTTTTGGATCGAACCGCAGCAATATCAAGTCGAAAGCGGTGCGCCCGTTGTCGCAGATTTCAAAAATGGCGAGAACTTCGGCGGCATCACGCTGGCTTACTTCGAACGGCGCACGGCCCGCTATGACATTGTTCAAAACGGCGACACCACCGCGGTCGAGGCCCGGATGGGTGATATTCCGGCACTCGAAACGCAACCGCTTGGGGATGGATTGCTGGTCGCGGTGCATCAGACTGCGCACAGTACGATCGCTTACACGACCTGGAGCAAGTTTCAGCGTTTCGCCGATCACAAGGATTTCCCGGACATCCGGGCGCGCCATCAGGCGCGAGGTCTGCCGGAGATGGGTTTTGAAGAGCTTTACGTGCGCTTTGCAAAGGCGCTGGTCGGTGTCGGTCACGCCCAGGGCGCGGACGCGGAAACCGGCATGGAGACGGAGTTCGTGGCCGAAGCCAATCCCTATACCGATGATCTGAACGGCACCTTTCCGGTGCGCCTGCTTTATCGCGGCGTGCCGCGTCGGGACGCGCAGGTCGAGGTGTTCGACAGGGGACCTGATGATTTCGTCATCGTCTCAACCCAAAGAACCGATGCCGAAGGGCGTGTTTGGATACCGGTGACACCGGGCCATCGCTATCTTCTGGACGCCGTCATTCTGCGCCCGGCAGCCGAGACGGAGACCGCTGTTTGGGAAACGCTATGGGCTGCGCTTACCTTTCAGGTGCCCGCGGAACGGTGA
- a CDS encoding HupE/UreJ family protein, protein MVASKLRTLLVLSSLWLISLGAVVDAHEVTPTIGDLTVTDGQLELDLRLNIEAFVAGIDLDGLADTNASDRSNAYDRLRALPPQALEREVRDFAPGWLEWLRIDAAGQPVPLDVARVEVPEVGDVEQPRATHLVVTGQMPSEAGSLVLTWPDGAGDLVLRQQGVEEPFTGYLEGGQTTTEIPLAGGGMLTGWQVFAGYIPVGFDHILPKGLDHILFVLGLFFLSTRLMPLIWQVSAFTLAHTVTLALGALDIIRIPGEIVEPLIAASIVYVAVENIFTDGLNKWRPALVFAFGLLHGLGFASVLEEFGLPASQFLPALIGFNIGVELGQLTVIAIAFLLVGYWFGQKAWYRSRIAIPCSAVIAAIGAFWFIERIFLT, encoded by the coding sequence ATGGTTGCGTCAAAACTGCGCACCCTTCTGGTCTTGTCAAGTCTCTGGCTCATCAGCCTCGGTGCTGTGGTCGACGCGCACGAAGTCACCCCGACCATCGGCGATCTGACCGTCACAGACGGGCAGCTGGAGCTTGACCTGCGCTTGAACATAGAAGCGTTCGTGGCGGGGATCGACCTTGACGGGCTGGCGGATACCAACGCGTCGGACCGGTCGAACGCCTATGACAGGCTGCGCGCCCTGCCCCCCCAGGCGCTTGAAAGAGAGGTCCGTGATTTTGCACCGGGCTGGCTGGAATGGCTGCGCATCGATGCAGCCGGCCAACCCGTGCCACTTGACGTCGCGCGGGTTGAGGTGCCCGAGGTCGGCGATGTCGAACAGCCCCGCGCCACGCACCTGGTGGTGACAGGCCAGATGCCAAGCGAGGCTGGCAGCCTGGTGCTCACATGGCCTGACGGCGCGGGTGACCTTGTCCTGCGCCAACAAGGGGTCGAGGAGCCCTTTACCGGCTATCTCGAAGGTGGTCAGACGACCACCGAAATCCCTCTTGCCGGAGGGGGCATGCTGACGGGATGGCAGGTCTTTGCAGGCTACATACCCGTGGGCTTCGATCACATCCTGCCCAAGGGTCTCGACCATATACTGTTCGTTCTGGGCCTGTTTTTCCTCAGCACCCGCCTGATGCCGCTGATCTGGCAGGTCAGCGCGTTTACCCTCGCCCACACCGTCACGCTGGCCCTGGGCGCGCTCGACATCATCCGCATTCCCGGCGAGATCGTGGAACCGCTGATCGCCGCTTCCATCGTTTATGTCGCGGTCGAGAACATCTTTACCGACGGGCTCAACAAATGGCGGCCCGCGCTCGTCTTCGCGTTTGGCCTTCTGCACGGGCTTGGCTTTGCCTCCGTGCTGGAGGAGTTCGGCCTGCCCGCAAGCCAGTTCCTGCCCGCATTGATCGGCTTCAATATCGGAGTGGAGCTGGGCCAACTGACCGTGATCGCCATTGCCTTCCTTCTGGTGGGCTATTGGTTCGGTCAGAAAGCGTGGTATCGCAGCCGCATCGCCATTCCATGCTCTGCCGTGATCGCTGCCATCGGCGCGTTCTGGTTTATCGAACGCATCTTTCTGACCTGA
- a CDS encoding DUF1523 family protein — protein MVYLKWTFWIVIWTFIAAFFHYTLPQRDIVRIQGTEIIRQDFSGFNRIFYAQGDTGNDEAVQNRDLRLINATRANGRIMVYRNEDTGFGWPPYFKLDSSNLQAEAQAAVSTRANPEWFLMTHYGWRNEFLTIYPNAISLRPIDGPEVGKPINWVNIVILTVFFASVYAIWVRWRRFRAARIDPTLEDIADSWEAAGDAVDERRGRLRRWLDSWRSK, from the coding sequence ATGGTCTATCTCAAGTGGACGTTCTGGATCGTTATCTGGACCTTTATCGCGGCCTTTTTCCACTACACCCTACCCCAGCGCGATATCGTGCGTATCCAAGGGACCGAGATCATTCGTCAGGATTTTTCGGGCTTTAACAGGATATTCTACGCCCAGGGGGATACCGGCAACGACGAGGCGGTGCAGAACCGGGATCTGCGGTTGATCAATGCCACCCGTGCGAATGGCCGGATCATGGTCTACCGCAACGAGGATACGGGGTTTGGCTGGCCGCCCTATTTCAAGCTCGACAGTTCCAACCTGCAGGCCGAAGCGCAGGCCGCTGTCTCGACCCGCGCCAATCCGGAATGGTTTCTGATGACGCATTATGGCTGGCGGAACGAGTTTTTGACGATCTATCCCAATGCGATCAGCCTTCGCCCGATTGACGGGCCAGAGGTTGGAAAGCCGATCAATTGGGTGAATATCGTGATCCTGACGGTCTTTTTTGCGTCGGTCTACGCGATTTGGGTTCGCTGGCGCCGGTTTCGGGCCGCACGCATTGATCCGACGCTCGAAGACATCGCAGATAGCTGGGAAGCCGCCGGTGATGCCGTTGACGAGCGTCGCGGGCGATTGCGGCGTTGGCTGGATAGCTGGCGCAGCAAATAG
- a CDS encoding DUF6638 family protein, with protein sequence MRRLIEKGLMFGNLVHVESPVLVERYNRALEHLTGKRTALSDFHIDISGFAPEIGEELDDPLYLNHAGVNRQFILLTTEQKRAPLLNAKFSTSRGILRKFIEENEAQLFALTAKDAVAGEMVNSVYDVSSPRKLFDIRKIEIEADTTGGTLRDVDRLAGMVDRFKTEEDAWFDDVLIAEMIGLAGKTGDIARNPVRLKEMSFDQRNFWTAHFGGLYLFQEMDHPAAIASQDRAALGDLPTKYVFDLSQRNRIAKFFEYNDLVEPIVKARGVDAAAILRQKMDFILVDVAAERDIDLTGATRADMRRLARRHADDLPEAFHGLAAMLRWAEGGGDWPRISSDHPAYFYTLRAAAHPDADLVNMLLAELTQMDVRQLFICHKDLFYRLYAGWPDAKRAYVVDFLAREYQVDKAGARAALFGHEPDMADPAPPPKRPKRDMIARVGPWGAMRRL encoded by the coding sequence ATGAGGCGGCTTATCGAAAAGGGGCTGATGTTCGGCAACCTCGTCCATGTCGAAAGCCCCGTTCTGGTCGAACGCTACAACCGCGCACTGGAGCATCTGACCGGCAAGCGCACCGCGCTTAGCGACTTTCACATCGACATTTCGGGTTTCGCGCCGGAGATCGGAGAGGAACTGGACGATCCGCTCTATCTCAACCATGCGGGTGTGAACCGCCAATTCATCCTGCTCACGACCGAACAGAAGCGCGCGCCGCTCTTGAATGCCAAATTCTCGACGTCCCGTGGCATCCTGCGGAAGTTCATCGAGGAGAACGAGGCGCAGCTTTTCGCGCTGACCGCGAAGGATGCGGTGGCGGGCGAGATGGTGAATTCGGTCTATGACGTGTCCTCGCCGCGCAAGCTCTTCGATATCCGCAAAATCGAGATCGAGGCGGATACGACGGGCGGCACGCTGCGCGATGTGGACCGGCTGGCCGGGATGGTGGACCGGTTCAAGACCGAAGAAGATGCGTGGTTCGACGATGTGCTGATCGCCGAGATGATTGGGCTGGCGGGCAAGACCGGGGACATCGCGCGCAATCCGGTGCGATTGAAGGAGATGTCCTTTGACCAGCGCAATTTCTGGACGGCGCATTTCGGGGGGCTCTACCTGTTTCAGGAGATGGACCATCCCGCGGCAATCGCCTCGCAGGACCGCGCGGCGTTGGGCGACTTGCCGACGAAATACGTTTTTGATCTGAGCCAGCGGAACCGGATCGCCAAGTTCTTTGAGTACAACGATCTGGTGGAGCCGATTGTGAAGGCTCGTGGTGTGGATGCGGCGGCGATCCTGCGGCAGAAGATGGATTTCATTCTGGTCGACGTCGCCGCCGAACGGGACATTGACCTCACCGGAGCGACCCGCGCCGATATGCGCCGGCTGGCCCGGCGGCATGCGGACGATCTGCCGGAGGCGTTTCACGGTCTGGCGGCGATGTTGCGCTGGGCGGAAGGGGGCGGAGACTGGCCGCGCATCAGTTCCGACCACCCGGCCTATTTCTACACTTTGCGCGCGGCGGCACATCCGGATGCGGATCTGGTCAACATGCTGCTGGCGGAATTAACGCAGATGGACGTGCGTCAGCTTTTCATCTGCCACAAGGATCTTTTTTATCGCCTTTATGCCGGCTGGCCCGATGCGAAACGGGCCTATGTGGTGGACTTTCTGGCGCGTGAATACCAAGTCGACAAGGCAGGCGCGCGCGCCGCGCTTTTCGGGCATGAGCCCGATATGGCTGACCCCGCTCCCCCGCCGAAACGCCCCAAGCGTGACATGATCGCACGGGTCGGACCCTGGGGCGCCATGAGGAGACTTTGA
- a CDS encoding ATP-binding protein gives MSLTSDQMELRETEIVAHYPAALALLQGFDHAPRIAAATTPAPAEERSAGIGTRRRFRSTTPGLVTERAARSEGVQLLARIAEVDAEEALTSPAQATVMHALRRSVAISLAVAEAYASQTALADLKRANLAGSLAAGKKTEFTELLAAEALITAQVFGCAIAQLMAAHQGEITVEVGEVEELLTENGQLALHGLLWELDQDLARHANDDAHLIGTVTAFAEQVMEKTALRAQTAPRLEPFRAASWKVEADDLVIRGFEPASKAKATTLTMTFKQPNEVVGNHIAKYQAMKLAKMLMAYDFDRRLNPFAELGGFIFTFMGDGAPGTGKTTLIQMMAGMIHDYCQIAGYPFRYQNLSTDNIDSYQGKSGQNAKAFINTVIDPTVIGFGTIDDIDQLAGKRGDRQSSAGQLEITAVLMESFAGANTVVRGNCTFGMFSNYPENVDDALRQRAGARFLVDGPQTREDYIDILYLLMGKNHDIPLGQHEIYAAQEIKKAVAASFESHARPQEQGLIRVYERVAQDLGALDTIAKLGTYLKGIQEADERFTGRAIKNITDAVKVRAMDFELPDEWMEEPDLFLFKPYDEKKGMIEELRHPITVEMVIQEINRYADSEFRYADKSDEVAIEDAVRDMGRMEEAKRRYLEGKG, from the coding sequence ATGAGTTTGACCTCCGACCAGATGGAACTGCGCGAAACCGAGATCGTTGCGCATTACCCGGCGGCTCTGGCCCTGTTGCAGGGCTTTGATCACGCGCCACGCATTGCCGCCGCGACGACGCCCGCACCGGCGGAGGAGCGCTCGGCCGGCATCGGGACGCGGCGACGGTTTCGGAGCACGACGCCCGGCCTCGTGACAGAGCGCGCGGCCCGGTCCGAAGGCGTTCAGCTTCTCGCGCGCATTGCCGAGGTCGATGCCGAGGAGGCGCTGACCTCGCCCGCGCAGGCCACGGTGATGCATGCCCTGCGCCGGTCCGTCGCCATCTCTCTGGCCGTGGCGGAGGCCTATGCCAGCCAGACCGCCCTTGCCGATCTGAAGCGGGCCAATCTCGCGGGCAGCCTGGCTGCGGGCAAGAAGACGGAGTTCACTGAGTTGCTTGCCGCCGAGGCGCTGATCACGGCGCAGGTTTTCGGCTGCGCCATCGCGCAACTCATGGCGGCGCATCAGGGCGAGATCACGGTCGAGGTGGGCGAGGTCGAGGAATTGCTGACCGAAAACGGCCAGCTTGCCCTGCACGGCCTGCTTTGGGAACTGGATCAGGACCTCGCCAGACATGCCAATGATGACGCACATCTGATCGGCACGGTCACCGCCTTTGCGGAACAGGTCATGGAAAAGACGGCCCTTCGCGCCCAGACCGCGCCCCGGCTGGAGCCGTTCCGGGCGGCCTCTTGGAAGGTCGAGGCCGACGATCTGGTGATCCGGGGGTTCGAGCCGGCCTCGAAAGCCAAGGCCACGACGCTCACAATGACCTTCAAGCAGCCCAACGAGGTCGTGGGCAACCATATCGCCAAGTATCAGGCGATGAAGCTCGCCAAGATGCTGATGGCCTATGATTTCGACCGGCGGCTCAACCCCTTTGCCGAACTGGGCGGGTTCATATTCACCTTCATGGGCGACGGGGCCCCGGGAACGGGCAAGACGACGCTGATCCAGATGATGGCCGGCATGATCCATGACTATTGCCAGATCGCGGGCTACCCGTTCCGCTACCAGAACCTGAGCACAGACAATATCGACAGCTATCAGGGCAAGTCTGGGCAGAACGCGAAGGCTTTCATCAACACCGTCATCGATCCCACGGTGATCGGCTTCGGAACCATCGACGACATCGACCAGTTGGCCGGCAAGCGTGGCGACCGGCAGTCCTCGGCGGGGCAGCTTGAGATCACGGCGGTGCTGATGGAGAGCTTTGCTGGTGCCAATACGGTGGTGCGGGGCAACTGTACCTTCGGGATGTTCTCGAATTATCCCGAAAACGTGGATGATGCGCTGCGGCAAAGGGCCGGAGCGCGGTTCCTTGTCGATGGGCCGCAGACGCGGGAGGATTACATCGACATCCTCTACCTGCTGATGGGGAAAAACCACGACATCCCGCTGGGGCAGCATGAGATCTATGCCGCTCAGGAGATCAAGAAAGCCGTGGCCGCCAGCTTTGAAAGCCATGCCAGACCGCAGGAGCAGGGCCTTATCCGGGTTTACGAGAGGGTCGCACAGGATTTAGGTGCCCTTGATACGATCGCGAAGCTCGGAACCTATCTGAAGGGCATTCAGGAGGCTGACGAACGTTTCACGGGGCGCGCGATCAAGAACATCACCGACGCGGTGAAGGTCCGCGCGATGGATTTCGAATTGCCCGATGAGTGGATGGAGGAGCCCGATCTCTTCCTCTTCAAACCCTATGACGAGAAGAAAGGCATGATCGAGGAACTCCGCCATCCGATCACGGTGGAGATGGTGATCCAGGAGATCAACCGATACGCCGACAGCGAGTTTCGCTATGCCGACAAGTCGGATGAAGTGGCCATCGAGGATGCAGTGCGGGACATGGGCCGGATGGAAGAGGCCAAGCGGCGGTATCTGGAGGGGAAAGGGTGA
- a CDS encoding M24 family metallopeptidase — translation MTDRPDFHRFHNGSKVKLPFEESEYEARVKDLRRRMADRGVTAALLTSMHNVAYYSGFLYCAFGRPYALVVTETEMVTISAGIDAGQPWRRSYGDNITYTDWTQDNFWRAILSVTGTGGIIGYEGDHLTVIQRDKLEDFLEPQGVAGLAQTTMRQRMHKSPAEIALIREGARVADVGGYAIRDAVKAGAREIDVAMAGRDAMELEIAKSFPDAEYRDTWVWFQSGLNTDGAHNPVTARVLERGDILSLNTFPMISGYYTALERTMFVQDVDPASLSIWEANVAAHEYGMSLLKPGVSCAEVTHQINAFFEERDLLQYRSFGYGHSFGVLSHYYGREAGLELREDIDTVLEPGMVISMEPMLTLPQGAPGAGGYREHDILIITEDGAENITGYPYGPEFNVVG, via the coding sequence ATGACCGACCGCCCAGATTTTCACCGTTTCCACAATGGCTCGAAGGTCAAGCTGCCGTTTGAGGAGTCCGAGTACGAGGCCCGTGTGAAAGACCTCCGCCGGCGCATGGCGGATCGCGGGGTCACCGCGGCATTGCTCACGTCAATGCACAATGTCGCCTATTATTCCGGCTTTCTTTACTGCGCGTTCGGGCGGCCCTATGCGCTGGTCGTGACGGAAACCGAAATGGTGACGATCTCGGCCGGGATCGACGCGGGTCAGCCCTGGCGGCGGTCTTATGGTGACAACATCACCTACACGGATTGGACGCAGGACAATTTCTGGCGGGCGATCCTGTCGGTGACGGGAACGGGCGGTATCATCGGCTATGAAGGGGATCATCTGACGGTGATCCAGCGGGACAAGCTGGAGGACTTCCTTGAACCGCAAGGTGTCGCGGGCCTTGCCCAGACCACGATGCGGCAACGCATGCACAAAAGCCCTGCGGAAATCGCGCTGATCCGAGAGGGTGCGAGGGTTGCGGATGTCGGAGGGTATGCGATCCGGGACGCGGTGAAAGCAGGCGCGCGTGAGATCGACGTGGCCATGGCGGGCCGCGATGCGATGGAGCTTGAGATCGCCAAATCCTTTCCGGATGCGGAATATCGCGACACATGGGTTTGGTTTCAATCGGGGCTGAATACGGACGGTGCGCATAATCCCGTCACAGCGCGCGTTCTAGAGCGCGGCGATATCCTGAGCCTGAACACGTTTCCCATGATTTCCGGTTATTATACAGCGCTTGAGCGGACCATGTTCGTTCAGGACGTAGACCCGGCGTCGCTGTCTATCTGGGAGGCGAATGTCGCTGCACATGAATATGGCATGTCTCTTTTGAAGCCCGGGGTGAGTTGCGCAGAGGTGACCCACCAGATCAACGCCTTCTTCGAAGAGCGTGATCTGCTGCAATACCGAAGCTTTGGCTACGGGCATTCCTTCGGCGTGCTCAGCCACTATTATGGACGCGAGGCCGGCCTGGAATTGCGAGAAGACATCGACACGGTGCTGGAGCCGGGCATGGTGATCAGCATGGAGCCGATGTTGACCCTTCCACAAGGCGCGCCGGGCGCGGGAGGATACCGCGAGCATGATATCCTGATCATCACCGAGGATGGTGCGGAAAACATCACCGGCTATCCCTATGGCCCAGAGTTCAACGTGGTCGGCTAG